Proteins encoded together in one uncultured Desulfosarcina sp. window:
- a CDS encoding FAD-dependent oxidoreductase, with translation MTTEAFDTIIIGGGLSGLYCAHLLAAANRSFVVLEARDRLGGRILSPAHQGFHSDLGPSWYWPAIQPRMMRLIQSLNLSGYPQFETGLGRFQSFAGTVRTVQGYATQPASWRLCGGMQGLVESLEKTIPEDAIRLNHPVCHIEKCNTGVQVSVGDLEAEPRARFDARHVILALPPRLAAATILFTPELSHQLTQAMLKIGTWMAGQAKFCAFYESPFWRRAGLSGQAFSEYGPLGEIHDGSSPESKPCGLTGFVGIPAAQRSQKEKLTEAILGQLALLFGEPASRPLAFFYQDWARERFTATPYDQPPMHQHPLYHPPAGKAAIWEETVLFAGTETASEQGGYLEGALVTAELVIKRLQA, from the coding sequence ATGACGACAGAAGCATTCGACACGATCATTATCGGCGGCGGGTTGAGCGGTCTGTACTGCGCTCACCTGCTGGCGGCGGCCAACCGGTCCTTCGTGGTATTGGAAGCCCGCGACCGCCTGGGCGGCAGGATTTTAAGCCCCGCACACCAGGGGTTCCACTCCGATCTCGGCCCCTCCTGGTACTGGCCGGCCATTCAGCCGAGAATGATGAGGCTGATCCAATCCCTAAACCTTAGCGGCTATCCCCAATTCGAAACGGGTTTGGGCCGGTTTCAGTCTTTTGCCGGGACGGTTCGGACCGTGCAGGGATACGCCACGCAGCCGGCCTCCTGGCGGCTTTGCGGGGGCATGCAGGGCCTGGTGGAAAGCCTTGAAAAAACCATCCCTGAAGATGCCATCCGCCTGAATCATCCGGTCTGCCACATCGAAAAATGCAACACCGGTGTACAGGTCAGCGTGGGCGACCTGGAAGCCGAACCCCGAGCCCGCTTTGACGCCCGCCACGTTATCCTGGCCCTGCCGCCCCGCCTGGCCGCGGCAACCATTCTCTTCACTCCCGAGTTGTCCCACCAGTTAACCCAGGCGATGCTGAAAATCGGCACCTGGATGGCAGGGCAGGCTAAATTTTGCGCTTTTTACGAATCGCCGTTCTGGCGTCGGGCAGGCCTGTCCGGGCAGGCCTTCAGCGAATACGGTCCCCTGGGTGAAATCCACGACGGTTCCAGCCCCGAAAGCAAGCCCTGTGGATTAACCGGTTTTGTCGGCATCCCGGCTGCCCAACGCAGCCAGAAGGAAAAACTCACCGAAGCCATATTGGGGCAGCTTGCCCTTCTCTTCGGCGAGCCGGCATCCCGGCCGTTGGCCTTTTTCTACCAGGACTGGGCCCGTGAACGCTTCACCGCCACACCCTACGACCAACCGCCCATGCATCAGCATCCCCTTTATCACCCCCCGGCGGGCAAAGCTGCCATCTGGGAAGAAACTGTGCTGTTTGCCGGAACGGAAACGGCCAGC
- a CDS encoding rhodanese-like domain-containing protein yields MKKWIIAVVACIFLLGGAAYGEFKYTIKAEHEGGNVTPSQAYEMVKNDPAHTFIVDTRTRPEYELIGHPVGACNVPKKFWTGKLGEKGYGMAENPDFEKDLLARFNPASDKLIFMCRSGKRSCLSCQAAIKAGWKPENVCNMLGGFEGDKIKCKDSAFDGQRKLGGWKNEGLPWTYHIDKALVYKADLAQ; encoded by the coding sequence ATGAAAAAATGGATTATTGCTGTGGTTGCGTGCATCTTCCTGCTTGGCGGTGCTGCTTACGGAGAGTTCAAGTACACGATCAAAGCCGAGCACGAAGGTGGCAATGTCACCCCTTCCCAGGCTTATGAGATGGTGAAAAACGATCCGGCGCACACATTTATCGTCGATACCCGGACAAGACCCGAGTATGAATTGATTGGCCATCCGGTGGGTGCGTGCAATGTTCCCAAAAAATTCTGGACCGGAAAGCTCGGGGAGAAAGGGTATGGAATGGCAGAAAACCCCGACTTCGAAAAAGATCTGCTGGCGCGATTCAACCCGGCCAGCGACAAGTTGATTTTCATGTGCCGCAGCGGCAAAAGAAGCTGCCTTTCCTGTCAGGCCGCGATCAAGGCCGGATGGAAGCCGGAAAATGTATGCAACATGCTCGGCGGCTTCGAGGGCGACAAAATCAAATGCAAGGACAGCGCCTTTGACGGCCAGCGCAAACTCGGCGGCTGGAAGAACGAAGGTCTTCCCTGGACCTATCATATCGACAAGGCCCTGGTTTACAAAGCCGACCTTGCACAGTAG
- a CDS encoding HAD-IIB family hydrolase: protein MKPIEDFPKKEKSRIRFVLTDIDDTLTVKGRLPAAAFGAMEALQNRGIRVVPVTGRPAGWCDHIARMWPVDALVGENGAFYFRYDDRGKKMIRRYWKSETERSADRNRLDAIRKRVLDAVPGCSVAADQAYREADLAIDFCEDVPPLPPASIKAIQAVFEAAGATAKISSIHVNGWFGDYDKLSMTRLLFKEVFDLELDAIRGQVIFCGDSPNDAPMFGFFPNAVGVANVRAFADDLKTLPAWVTRAEGGYGFAEMVNLLLER from the coding sequence GTGAAACCCATCGAGGACTTCCCCAAAAAAGAAAAATCTCGAATCCGCTTTGTGCTCACCGATATCGACGATACCCTCACCGTGAAGGGTCGCCTGCCCGCCGCTGCTTTTGGCGCCATGGAAGCCCTCCAAAACAGAGGCATCCGCGTGGTGCCGGTCACCGGTCGGCCGGCCGGCTGGTGCGACCATATTGCCCGCATGTGGCCGGTTGACGCGCTTGTGGGAGAAAACGGGGCCTTCTATTTCCGCTATGACGACCGGGGAAAAAAAATGATCCGACGCTATTGGAAATCGGAAACCGAGCGTAGCGCGGACCGAAACCGTCTGGACGCCATCCGCAAAAGGGTGCTGGACGCCGTTCCCGGCTGTTCTGTGGCCGCAGACCAGGCCTATCGGGAAGCCGATCTGGCTATCGATTTCTGCGAAGACGTCCCCCCGCTGCCCCCGGCGTCGATCAAGGCCATCCAGGCTGTTTTCGAAGCCGCCGGCGCCACGGCTAAGATCAGCTCGATCCACGTCAACGGCTGGTTCGGAGACTATGACAAGCTCTCCATGACCCGGCTCCTGTTCAAGGAGGTCTTCGACCTGGAATTGGATGCGATTCGCGGGCAAGTGATTTTCTGCGGCGACTCGCCCAACGATGCCCCCATGTTCGGTTTTTTCCCCAACGCCGTGGGGGTGGCCAATGTCCGCGCCTTTGCCGACGATCTGAAGACCCTGCCGGCCTGGGTGACCCGGGCCGAAGGCGGGTACGGCTTTGCCGAGATGGTGAACCTTCTTCTGGAGCGATGA